A stretch of DNA from Spirosoma endbachense:
CTTATCGGGGTTTTTGGCTCGGTTGAAAACATGCCGTCTGAACCAGATGGTATTTTCCTGCCCCCGCCTAAACCGCGTTTGCATGAGCTGATGATTCGGAAGGGAGCCAGAAGTATTGGTATTCCGGTAATTCCGTCTCGTTTGTCCATTCTTACCAAACAGATTAACGAAGAGCGCGGCCAATGCTTTTATTGTAGCCAGTGTGGGCGGGCATGTCAGGCTTATGCCGATTTCTCTTCGTCGTCGGTACTGGTAAAGCCAGCGTTGAAAACCGGCAACGTTACCCTCATCAACGGGGCCATGGTTCGCGAAGTGCTTACCGACACCGCAACGGGTCTGGCAACGGGCGTTAGCTACGTGGATACGCTGTCGCTTCAGGAAAAAACAATCATGGCGAAATCGGTCGTGCTGGCAGCCAGCGCGGGCGAAACGGCCCGTTTGTTGCTTAACTCGAAATCAAGCCGTTTCCCGCAGGGGCTGGCCAATACGAGTGGCGTTGTTGGAAAGTATATCAACGATTCGACCGGAGCCAGCCGATCGGCGTTTGTGCCCGCGCTGATGGACCGCAAACGCTACAACGAAGATGGCGTTGGTGGGATGCACGTTTTCACACCCTGGTGGCTCGATAACAAAAAACTTGATTTCCCGCGCGGTTACCACATTGAATACTGGGGTGGCATGGGTATGCCCGCTTACGGATTCGGCTGGGGTGTTGAAGCGATGAATGGTATGATTCCCGGTCGCGATGGTAAAATGAAACCGGGTGGTGGCTATGGTGCCAGCCTGAAAGATGATTACCGTCGTTTCTATGGCGCGTATGTTGGTATGGCAGGCCGGGGTGAACCAGTCCCGCTTGAGAGTAACTACTGCGAAATTGATCCGAACGTTGTCGATAAGTACGGTATTCCGGTGCTTCGATTCAACTACAAATGGTCGGACTATGAGGTGAAACAAGCCAAACACATGCAGGATACCTTCGAAGAAATTATTCATTCGATGGGTGGTATTGCGCTTGGTAACAAACCCGGTCCTGAGAACAGTTATGGACTGGAAGCACCCGGCAAGATCATTCACGAAGTTGGTACTGCCCGCATGGGTAATGATCCTAAAAATTCGGTTTTGAACAAATATCAGCAGGCTCACGATGTGAAGAACCTATTCGTAGTCGATGCTGCGCCATTCCCGTCCCAGGGCGACAAAAACGTAACCTGGACGATTCTGGCCAGTTCAATGCGTACATCGGAATACTTAATTGATCAGGTAAAGAAGAAGAATATATAAATTTTCGGTCATGAAACGCAGAGACACCCTTAAAGCCTTTTCCCTTGCCGGCTTCGGTCTGGCAGTTTCGCCAGTAGAAGCAGCCGTGCCAGCACCGCCTGACGTTAAACCGCTCAAAATTCCAGGCGGACGGCAGAAGTTCGAAGCTGAGCGCGATGCCAAACTGAATGCCGAAAAGTTTTTTACACCCCACGAATTGCAGACCGTTACTGTGCTGTCGGATATCATTATCCCTGCCGATGAACGGTCGGGTAGTGCGTCGCAGGCGGGTGTTCCCGCTTTCATCGAGTTTATGATGAAAGACCAGCCCAGTAATCAGACACCGATGCGGGGTGGTATTCGCTGGCTCGACAATACCTGCGTCAAACGCTATGGCAAACAGTTTGTGTTGTGTACAAAAGCGCAGCAGATCGATATGATTGAGCAGATCGCTTACCCCAAACTGGCTAAGTCCGACATGACCCAGGGCGCATCGTTTTTTTCGATGATGCGGAACATGACGGCAACCGGCTTTTTTACCAGCCAGATGGGCGTTAAAGACATCGGTTATGTTGGTAACGTTCCGAACCAGTGGGACGGTGTACCGGCAGATGTTTTGAAACAA
This window harbors:
- a CDS encoding GMC family oxidoreductase, with the translated sequence MDPFQIKKAPAQFDVVVVGSGAGGGMAAYTLAKAGAKVALLEAGGYFDPADPKYITQLKWPWESPRRGAGTTRAFGDFDAAWGGWQIDGEPYTTAKGTEFHWFRSRMLGGRTNHWGRISLRFAPDDFRRKSMTGVGEDWPIGYDDLKPFYDRVDRLIGVFGSVENMPSEPDGIFLPPPKPRLHELMIRKGARSIGIPVIPSRLSILTKQINEERGQCFYCSQCGRACQAYADFSSSSVLVKPALKTGNVTLINGAMVREVLTDTATGLATGVSYVDTLSLQEKTIMAKSVVLAASAGETARLLLNSKSSRFPQGLANTSGVVGKYINDSTGASRSAFVPALMDRKRYNEDGVGGMHVFTPWWLDNKKLDFPRGYHIEYWGGMGMPAYGFGWGVEAMNGMIPGRDGKMKPGGGYGASLKDDYRRFYGAYVGMAGRGEPVPLESNYCEIDPNVVDKYGIPVLRFNYKWSDYEVKQAKHMQDTFEEIIHSMGGIALGNKPGPENSYGLEAPGKIIHEVGTARMGNDPKNSVLNKYQQAHDVKNLFVVDAAPFPSQGDKNVTWTILASSMRTSEYLIDQVKKKNI
- a CDS encoding gluconate 2-dehydrogenase subunit 3 family protein, encoding MKRRDTLKAFSLAGFGLAVSPVEAAVPAPPDVKPLKIPGGRQKFEAERDAKLNAEKFFTPHELQTVTVLSDIIIPADERSGSASQAGVPAFIEFMMKDQPSNQTPMRGGIRWLDNTCVKRYGKQFVLCTKAQQIDMIEQIAYPKLAKSDMTQGASFFSMMRNMTATGFFTSQMGVKDIGYVGNVPNQWDGVPADVLKQYNLAYEERELTQGK